The Gemmatimonadaceae bacterium sequence TCGCGGATGCGAAGCAGGCGTGCCGGCGTGATCGGCGCACCCCCCTCCTGGCTCACGCGCCGTCCATCTCCCGCTGCAGGAAGGCGCGGGCAAAGGTCCAGTCACGCTTGACCGTCGCCGGGGAGATGCCTAACGACTCGGCGGTCTGCTC is a genomic window containing:
- a CDS encoding RNA polymerase subunit sigma-70 — its product is EQTAESLGISPATVKRDWTFARAFLQREMDGA